The following are encoded together in the Flavihumibacter fluvii genome:
- a CDS encoding glutamine--tRNA ligase/YqeY domain fusion protein has translation MTERKIEEEKSLNFIEEIIESDLAAGKYQQIITRFPPEPNGYLHIGHASSICLNFGITQKYPGYTNLRFDDTNPVTEETEYVDSIKEDIKWLGFTWKNELYASDYFENLYDFATRLIKKGLAYVDDSSSEAVAALKGTPTEPGTNSPFRNRSVEENLDLFARMKNGEFPDGSRTLRAKIDMAHPNMIMRDPILYRIKHAHHHRTGDAWCIYPMYDFAHGQSDSIEQITHSLCTMEFIPHRELYDWMIEKLEIYPSRQYEFARRNLNYTVTSKRKLLQLVNDNHVTGWDDPRMPTISGLRRRGYTPESIRDFCDRIGIAKRENMIDVSLLEFCIREHLNNISHRRMVVFNPIKIVITNYPEGQVELLPSEDNPEAETVTYRDLPFSRELFIEAEDFMEVPPKKFFRLAPGQMVRLKSAYIIRCDEVVKDADGKISALHCTYIPESRSGSDTSGINVKGTLHWVSVAHAVSAEIRLYDRLFKVEDPSNEEGDFKDYINPDSLQVISKVYAEPSLLQSSFNDRYQFLRKGYFCLDHESSPGNLVFNRTVTLKDAWAKEQKKG, from the coding sequence ATGACCGAACGCAAGATAGAAGAAGAAAAGAGCCTGAATTTTATTGAAGAGATCATAGAATCCGACCTGGCTGCGGGTAAGTACCAGCAGATCATCACCCGTTTTCCTCCTGAACCTAATGGATACCTTCATATTGGCCACGCATCCAGCATCTGCCTTAATTTTGGCATCACCCAGAAATACCCTGGTTACACGAACCTCAGGTTTGACGATACCAATCCTGTTACGGAAGAAACTGAATATGTCGACAGTATTAAAGAAGACATCAAATGGCTTGGATTTACCTGGAAAAATGAATTATATGCTTCTGATTATTTCGAAAACCTATATGATTTTGCCACCAGGCTTATAAAAAAAGGACTTGCTTACGTTGATGACTCCTCCTCTGAAGCTGTTGCCGCACTGAAAGGTACACCTACAGAACCTGGAACAAATAGCCCGTTTCGTAATCGCAGTGTTGAAGAGAACCTCGACTTATTTGCCCGCATGAAAAATGGGGAATTCCCCGATGGCAGCCGTACATTAAGAGCTAAAATTGATATGGCACACCCTAATATGATCATGCGTGATCCTATTTTGTATCGTATCAAACATGCCCATCACCACAGGACAGGCGATGCGTGGTGCATCTACCCGATGTACGATTTTGCACACGGACAAAGTGATTCCATCGAACAGATCACCCATTCATTATGTACGATGGAATTCATCCCACACCGGGAATTGTACGACTGGATGATTGAGAAACTGGAGATATATCCTTCCCGACAGTATGAATTCGCCCGTCGTAACCTCAACTATACTGTGACCAGCAAACGTAAATTGCTGCAGCTGGTGAACGACAATCACGTTACTGGTTGGGATGATCCGCGTATGCCTACCATCAGTGGATTACGCCGCAGGGGTTATACACCCGAAAGTATCCGTGATTTCTGTGACCGCATCGGTATCGCCAAAAGGGAAAACATGATCGATGTTTCGTTGCTTGAATTTTGTATCCGCGAGCACCTGAATAATATTTCCCATCGCCGAATGGTGGTCTTCAACCCTATTAAAATTGTGATTACCAATTATCCGGAAGGTCAGGTGGAATTATTACCAAGTGAAGATAATCCTGAAGCTGAAACGGTTACTTACCGTGATCTGCCTTTTAGTCGTGAACTTTTCATTGAAGCGGAAGATTTTATGGAAGTTCCGCCCAAGAAATTCTTCAGACTTGCTCCCGGACAGATGGTTCGTTTAAAGAGCGCGTATATCATCAGGTGTGATGAAGTGGTAAAAGATGCAGATGGGAAAATCTCCGCCCTGCATTGCACCTATATTCCGGAAAGCCGCAGCGGATCTGATACTTCAGGCATCAATGTTAAAGGTACATTGCATTGGGTTAGTGTAGCCCATGCCGTTAGCGCCGAAATTCGCTTATATGATAGGTTGTTCAAAGTTGAAGATCCTTCTAATGAGGAAGGCGATTTCAAGGATTATATCAATCCTGATTCATTGCAGGTGATCAGTAAAGTATATGCCGAGCCTTCCTTGTTACAGTCCAGCTTTAATGACCGTTACCAGTTTTTACGCAAAGGCTATTTCTGCCTTGACCATGAAAGCAGTCCTGGTAACCTTGTATTCAACCGTACTGTTACCCTCAAAGATGCCTGGGCAAAAGAACAGAAAAAAGGATAA
- a CDS encoding YggS family pyridoxal phosphate-dependent enzyme, which yields MAINKEKFFDLRNVCEAHGAGLVAVSKTKPASDILDLYNAGQRDFGENYVQELVEKQAVLPADIRWHFIGHLQSNKVKFIAPFVYLVHGVDSLNLLKEIHKQGIKLGRPIPCLLQVHIAREETKFGFDETELTACMAQIQADPAAFTGVRIRGLMGMASFSEDQALVRQEFKKLKKLFDKNGFSSPADFLSMGMSGDYQVALEEGATLIRIGSLLFGYRG from the coding sequence ATGGCGATTAATAAAGAGAAATTCTTCGACCTGAGGAATGTTTGTGAAGCACACGGAGCCGGACTGGTGGCGGTTAGCAAGACCAAGCCAGCGTCTGATATCCTCGACTTGTATAACGCCGGCCAGCGGGATTTCGGTGAAAATTATGTGCAGGAACTGGTCGAAAAACAAGCGGTTTTACCTGCAGATATCCGATGGCATTTTATAGGCCACCTTCAGTCTAATAAAGTAAAATTTATTGCACCTTTTGTTTACCTGGTACATGGTGTCGACAGCCTAAATCTTTTAAAAGAGATCCATAAACAAGGTATTAAACTGGGTCGCCCTATTCCCTGCCTGTTGCAGGTACATATCGCCCGCGAAGAAACAAAATTCGGGTTTGATGAAACTGAACTTACCGCTTGCATGGCCCAGATACAGGCCGACCCTGCTGCTTTTACCGGTGTCCGGATCCGTGGCCTGATGGGTATGGCTTCTTTTAGTGAAGACCAGGCCCTGGTTCGACAGGAATTCAAAAAGCTCAAAAAATTGTTTGATAAGAACGGGTTCAGTTCGCCGGCTGATTTTTTGTCCATGGGCATGAGTGGTGATTATCAGGTCGCTCTCGAGGAAGGAGCTACCCTTATTCGCATCGGTAGCCTTTTATTTGGCTACAGGGGATAA
- a CDS encoding acyl-CoA dehydrogenase family protein has protein sequence MQFGWSEEHLMIQQAARDFAQNQCLPGVIERDEKQQFPREQIMQLADLGFMGMMVDPKYGGAGMDTVSYVLAMEEISKIDASTSVCMSVNNSLVCWGLETYGNEQQKVKYLTPLAQGKKDGELYIGAFLLSEPEAGSDATSQKTTAEDKGDYYLLNGIKNWITNGSSASVYLVIAQTDINQGSHGINAFIVEKSWPGISIGAKENKMGIRGSDTHSISFTDVKVPRENRIGADGSGFKFAMKTLAGGRIGIASQALGIASGAYELALNYSKQRKAFGKEIMHHQAIQFKLADMATKVEAARLLCLKAAWEKDSGRDYTISGSMAKVFASEAAMWITTEAVQVHGGYGFVKEFHVERLMRDAKITQIYEGTSEVQRIVISRSILK, from the coding sequence ATGCAATTTGGATGGAGTGAAGAACATTTGATGATTCAACAAGCGGCGCGTGATTTCGCGCAAAACCAATGCCTGCCGGGAGTAATTGAGCGAGACGAAAAGCAGCAATTTCCCAGGGAGCAGATCATGCAGCTGGCTGATCTGGGTTTTATGGGCATGATGGTTGATCCGAAGTACGGTGGTGCAGGCATGGACACAGTTAGTTACGTGCTGGCCATGGAAGAGATCAGTAAAATAGATGCCAGTACAAGCGTTTGCATGAGCGTTAATAATAGTCTGGTTTGCTGGGGATTGGAAACCTATGGTAACGAACAACAAAAAGTAAAATACCTCACGCCGCTGGCACAGGGTAAAAAGGATGGTGAACTTTATATAGGTGCATTTTTATTAAGTGAGCCAGAAGCCGGCAGCGATGCAACTTCCCAAAAAACTACTGCTGAAGACAAGGGGGACTATTACCTGCTAAACGGAATCAAAAACTGGATCACCAATGGGTCATCAGCTTCTGTATACCTGGTGATTGCCCAAACAGATATCAACCAGGGATCTCATGGTATCAATGCATTTATTGTTGAAAAGAGCTGGCCCGGAATTTCCATTGGTGCCAAAGAAAATAAAATGGGCATTAGGGGAAGTGATACACATAGCATCTCATTTACGGATGTAAAAGTTCCCAGGGAAAACAGGATCGGAGCAGATGGATCCGGGTTCAAATTCGCGATGAAGACTTTGGCCGGAGGCCGCATTGGTATTGCTTCACAGGCCCTTGGAATTGCCAGCGGAGCCTATGAACTGGCCTTGAATTATTCCAAGCAGAGGAAAGCATTTGGAAAAGAAATCATGCACCACCAGGCCATCCAGTTCAAACTGGCTGATATGGCCACAAAGGTTGAAGCTGCCCGGTTATTATGCCTGAAAGCTGCATGGGAAAAAGATAGCGGACGCGATTACACGATTAGTGGTTCCATGGCAAAAGTATTTGCATCAGAAGCAGCAATGTGGATCACGACGGAAGCCGTGCAGGTCCATGGCGGTTATGGATTTGTAAAAGAATTTCACGTAGAAAGATTGATGCGCGATGCCAAGATCACACAGATATATGAAGGTACTTCTGAAGTGCAGCGTATTGTGATAAGCCGCTCAATTCTAAAATAG
- a CDS encoding methyltransferase domain-containing protein, whose product MEKSLGETYWNNRYLQSQTGWDIGYPSTPLKTYIDQLNSKDLSILVPGCGNGYEVKYLLEQGFQHITAIDIASALTANLEKKLQSFTNKELTIITGDFFTLTGCYDLILEQTFFCALDPVLRIAYARKMQELLQPNGLLAGVLFNRDFDGGPPFGGSRENYELLFAPFFRIKKMEMCYNSIDSRKKTELFIILEARPHQ is encoded by the coding sequence ATGGAAAAATCATTGGGTGAAACCTATTGGAATAATCGATACCTGCAAAGCCAAACCGGTTGGGATATAGGTTATCCTTCTACGCCCCTGAAAACGTATATCGACCAGCTCAACAGCAAAGATTTATCCATTTTGGTACCAGGATGTGGGAATGGCTATGAAGTGAAATACCTCCTTGAGCAAGGATTTCAGCATATTACCGCAATAGATATTGCCTCTGCATTAACAGCTAACCTGGAGAAAAAGCTGCAATCTTTTACCAATAAGGAGCTGACAATCATTACCGGTGATTTCTTTACACTAACCGGCTGCTATGATCTGATATTGGAACAAACTTTTTTTTGTGCATTAGATCCGGTTCTGCGCATTGCCTATGCACGAAAAATGCAGGAACTGCTCCAACCAAATGGGCTTCTAGCTGGGGTACTATTTAACCGTGATTTTGACGGTGGGCCGCCATTCGGGGGTAGTCGGGAAAATTATGAATTACTATTTGCACCATTCTTTCGGATAAAAAAAATGGAGATGTGCTACAACTCCATTGATTCCAGAAAAAAAACTGAACTCTTTATTATTTTGGAAGCAAGACCGCATCAATAA
- a CDS encoding fasciclin domain-containing protein codes for MKRVILFMVISASVLLGGKAAEAQSADIIEVASGSTVHSTFMAVVKAADLVATLKGVGPFTVFAPTNDAFTKLPPGTLDALVKPENNPVLTKMLIYHVVLGTFDAATINKAIFDGGGKTILPTLSGGKLIATTEGGKIRLTDENGASAYVTAADLKGSNGLIHIIDAVLLPK; via the coding sequence ATGAAAAGAGTTATTCTGTTCATGGTGATCAGTGCGTCAGTTTTATTAGGAGGAAAAGCAGCAGAAGCTCAATCTGCGGATATTATTGAGGTGGCCAGCGGTTCAACAGTTCATTCAACTTTTATGGCTGTAGTCAAAGCTGCTGACCTCGTTGCCACACTTAAAGGTGTCGGCCCATTTACCGTATTTGCGCCAACCAATGATGCCTTTACTAAACTGCCACCAGGAACATTGGATGCCTTGGTGAAACCGGAGAATAATCCTGTCCTGACCAAAATGCTGATATACCATGTTGTTCTGGGAACATTTGATGCTGCCACAATCAACAAGGCAATTTTCGATGGTGGCGGAAAGACAATACTGCCAACATTAAGCGGCGGGAAACTCATTGCGACCACAGAAGGTGGCAAGATCAGGCTGACAGATGAAAACGGGGCTTCAGCTTATGTTACCGCTGCCGATCTGAAAGGATCAAATGGCCTTATCCATATTATTGATGCGGTCTTGCTTCCAAAATAA
- a CDS encoding agmatine deiminase family protein yields MKTDMLQGLNQPTPAAAGYYFPAEFAPHDATWLSWPHKEASWPGKIHAIFPYYAQFVKALAESERVCINVNDNDMKSFALRNLEKAQVNLERVEFYFHATNDAWCRDHGPAFLINPEARQKKVIVDWNYNAWGGKYPPFDLDDNIPTKIAQHYNIPVYYPGIIMEGGAVEFNGKGTVMTSKACLLNPNRNPSLNQQQIEQYLIAYYGVQQVLWVDEGIIGDDTDGHIDDTVRFVNENTVLTVIEDDAENENYGILKGNLQQLQQMRLINGQPLNIIELPMPDTVEYDGQPLPASYANFYISNNAVIVPTFRSKKDDLALQIIQDCFPNRKVIGIDSTEIIWGLGSFHCLSQQEPSV; encoded by the coding sequence ATGAAGACTGACATGCTTCAAGGCCTTAACCAGCCAACGCCTGCAGCTGCAGGATACTATTTCCCTGCTGAATTTGCTCCACATGATGCCACATGGTTAAGCTGGCCGCATAAAGAAGCATCCTGGCCGGGAAAAATTCATGCGATTTTTCCTTACTATGCGCAGTTTGTAAAAGCCCTGGCTGAAAGCGAGCGTGTATGTATCAACGTTAATGACAATGATATGAAGTCATTTGCCCTGCGGAATCTTGAAAAAGCACAGGTCAATCTGGAGCGCGTTGAATTTTATTTCCATGCCACCAACGATGCCTGGTGCAGGGATCATGGCCCGGCTTTCCTGATCAACCCCGAAGCCCGGCAAAAGAAAGTAATCGTAGATTGGAATTATAACGCCTGGGGCGGAAAATACCCGCCGTTCGACCTCGATGATAACATCCCTACAAAAATTGCCCAACACTATAATATCCCGGTATATTATCCCGGTATCATTATGGAAGGGGGGGCTGTAGAATTCAACGGTAAGGGGACTGTTATGACTTCAAAGGCCTGCCTCCTGAATCCGAATCGAAATCCATCACTTAACCAGCAACAGATCGAACAATACCTAATTGCTTATTATGGTGTTCAACAGGTATTATGGGTAGATGAAGGAATTATTGGAGACGATACCGATGGCCATATTGACGATACGGTTCGATTTGTTAACGAAAACACCGTCCTCACTGTTATTGAAGATGATGCAGAAAATGAGAATTACGGAATATTAAAAGGTAACCTGCAACAATTACAGCAAATGCGCCTGATCAATGGGCAGCCGCTGAATATTATTGAATTGCCCATGCCAGATACGGTTGAGTATGATGGCCAGCCGTTACCTGCCTCCTATGCTAATTTTTACATCTCAAATAATGCGGTCATTGTACCAACCTTTCGCAGTAAGAAAGATGACCTTGCCCTTCAGATTATTCAGGATTGTTTTCCCAACAGGAAAGTAATTGGAATTGATTCAACTGAAATCATTTGGGGTCTTGGCAGTTTTCATTGTTTAAGTCAGCAGGAACCTTCAGTTTGA
- a CDS encoding carbon-nitrogen hydrolase: protein MPTVKIGLVQMSCTANKEENLQKAITKIRTAAAQGAQIVCLQELFTSLYFCDVEDYENFKLAEPIPGPATEKLSLIAREAGVVIIASLFEKRTQGLYHNTTAVIDADGTYLGKYRKMHIPDDPSYYEKFYFTPGDIGYKIFKTKFATFGVLICWDQWYPEAARITALMGAEILFYPTAIGWATSQDEDTNTEQYNAWQTIQKSHAVANGVHVVSVNRVGLEQDGAMKFWGGSFISNPFGTVLYQASHETEEVKVMEIDLGKTDRYRTHWPFLRDRRIDSYQPITKRFIDED, encoded by the coding sequence ATGCCGACTGTAAAAATCGGGCTGGTACAGATGAGTTGTACTGCCAATAAAGAAGAGAATCTACAAAAAGCCATCACTAAAATTCGAACAGCCGCAGCCCAGGGAGCGCAGATCGTTTGCCTGCAGGAATTATTTACGTCATTGTATTTCTGTGATGTTGAGGATTACGAAAACTTTAAACTGGCAGAGCCCATACCCGGGCCAGCTACTGAAAAACTAAGTCTGATAGCCAGGGAAGCGGGAGTTGTGATTATCGCCTCATTATTTGAAAAGCGAACACAGGGCCTTTACCACAATACAACAGCTGTTATCGATGCAGACGGCACTTACCTTGGTAAGTATCGGAAAATGCATATCCCCGACGATCCGTCGTATTATGAGAAATTTTATTTTACTCCAGGCGATATCGGGTACAAAATCTTCAAAACAAAATTTGCCACTTTTGGTGTGCTGATCTGTTGGGACCAATGGTACCCTGAAGCTGCCCGTATCACTGCCTTAATGGGCGCTGAAATTCTATTCTATCCAACAGCCATCGGGTGGGCTACATCCCAGGATGAGGATACTAATACAGAACAGTATAATGCCTGGCAAACGATCCAAAAATCCCATGCTGTGGCAAATGGTGTTCATGTTGTTAGCGTTAACAGGGTAGGGCTGGAGCAGGATGGCGCCATGAAATTCTGGGGTGGATCCTTTATTTCGAATCCATTTGGGACAGTCCTTTACCAGGCGTCACATGAAACAGAAGAAGTTAAGGTAATGGAGATCGACCTGGGCAAAACTGACCGGTACCGCACCCATTGGCCATTCTTGCGCGACCGCAGAATTGATTCCTATCAACCAATTACCAAAAGATTTATTGATGAAGACTGA
- a CDS encoding fatty acid desaturase family protein codes for MVTPKFTQSAQSFHTELKKRITQYFEEKGTSTTGNSNLFTKAIILMVAFVSVYVHLVFFTPVAWAAILECVLLGGIVAAIGFNVMHDGAHGSFSKYKWVNQLAAFSLNMLGGNNFMWNVKHNVIHHAYTNVDGVDDDIDIQPWMRMSTTQKKYKLHKYQHLYFWLLYSLLYILWIFVLDYNKYFRSKIGNMPLKKMSIADHLVFWGFKLLHLFLFVGLPIYMLGFQSWLIGFLIYTCLAGFVISMVFQLAHTVEHTAFPVPDAKTGRLEDEWAVHQLKTTANFATHNKVVSWLVGGLNFQIEHHLFPKISHVHYPAISKIIRDACREYGIPYIEYPKTRLAVASHVSFLKQMGRAS; via the coding sequence ATGGTAACTCCAAAGTTTACTCAATCTGCACAATCCTTTCACACTGAGCTGAAAAAAAGGATCACCCAGTATTTCGAAGAAAAAGGCACGTCCACAACTGGTAATTCCAACCTGTTCACCAAAGCGATTATCCTGATGGTGGCTTTTGTGTCCGTTTATGTTCACCTGGTATTTTTTACCCCGGTAGCATGGGCAGCCATTTTGGAATGTGTGTTACTTGGTGGTATTGTAGCTGCTATCGGTTTCAATGTCATGCATGATGGTGCCCACGGCAGTTTCAGTAAATACAAATGGGTCAACCAACTGGCAGCCTTCTCCCTGAACATGTTAGGAGGGAATAATTTCATGTGGAATGTGAAACATAATGTTATTCATCATGCTTATACGAATGTTGATGGAGTTGATGATGATATCGATATCCAACCATGGATGCGTATGAGCACAACCCAGAAGAAATATAAATTACATAAATACCAGCACCTGTATTTTTGGTTGCTTTATTCCTTGTTGTATATTCTTTGGATTTTTGTGCTGGATTACAACAAATATTTCCGTTCTAAAATCGGCAACATGCCATTGAAAAAAATGAGCATTGCTGACCACCTGGTATTCTGGGGTTTCAAGTTACTCCATCTGTTCTTATTCGTTGGATTACCCATTTATATGCTGGGCTTCCAAAGCTGGCTGATTGGCTTCCTGATTTATACCTGCCTCGCTGGATTTGTGATCAGTATGGTTTTCCAATTGGCCCATACTGTAGAGCATACTGCGTTTCCAGTTCCCGATGCGAAAACCGGTCGCCTGGAAGATGAGTGGGCTGTGCACCAACTTAAAACAACGGCCAATTTTGCAACCCATAATAAAGTGGTGAGCTGGTTAGTAGGCGGTCTCAATTTCCAGATTGAACACCACCTATTCCCAAAGATATCACACGTACATTACCCGGCAATCAGCAAGATAATCCGTGATGCATGCCGTGAATATGGCATTCCCTATATCGAATATCCTAAAACAAGGCTGGCCGTGGCTTCACACGTTTCTTTCCTTAAACAGATGGGCCGCGCCTCATAG
- the bshB1 gene encoding bacillithiol biosynthesis deacetylase BshB1, translating to MKLDILAIGVHPDDVELGCSGTIINEIKNGKKVGVIDLTQGELGTRGDVTRRYAEAARAGEIMGITVRENLKMRDGFFINDEAHQLLLIRAIRKYQPEIILSNALDDRHPDHGRAGKLIADASFLAGLVKIETRDNDGLPQDRWRPKYILHYIQDRLHEPDLIVDISAVFEQRMMAIEAYTTQFYNPEMEAEGPRTYISTPDFRESVVARARMLGKRIGVRYGEGFTTQKSIGIKTLDALIQNET from the coding sequence ATGAAACTTGATATTCTTGCAATAGGGGTACACCCCGATGACGTAGAGCTGGGTTGCTCCGGCACAATCATAAATGAGATCAAAAACGGGAAAAAAGTAGGGGTCATCGACCTCACGCAGGGCGAACTGGGAACCCGCGGTGATGTTACCCGCCGTTATGCAGAAGCAGCCCGGGCAGGGGAGATCATGGGAATTACTGTCCGGGAAAACCTTAAAATGCGTGATGGATTTTTCATTAATGATGAAGCGCATCAGCTGTTGCTGATCCGTGCCATCCGTAAATACCAACCTGAAATAATCCTTTCCAATGCATTGGATGATCGCCATCCCGACCATGGCCGGGCGGGTAAATTGATCGCTGATGCTAGTTTTTTGGCCGGACTTGTTAAAATTGAGACCCGCGATAATGATGGTCTACCACAGGATCGGTGGCGGCCTAAATACATCCTGCACTATATCCAGGATCGTTTGCATGAACCAGACCTGATTGTTGATATCTCAGCTGTATTTGAACAGAGGATGATGGCCATTGAAGCCTATACGACACAATTCTATAATCCGGAAATGGAGGCTGAAGGCCCGAGAACATATATTTCTACCCCGGATTTCCGGGAAAGTGTTGTAGCCAGGGCCAGGATGCTGGGCAAGCGTATCGGCGTGCGTTATGGTGAAGGCTTCACAACACAGAAATCCATTGGAATTAAGACCCTCGATGCCCTCATCCAAAATGAAACCTAA
- a CDS encoding DEAD/DEAH box helicase, with translation MITFDELGLDERLVKATTALGFVNPTTIQEKAIPVLLSGTTDLIGLAQTGTGKTAAFGLPLLQLVKSSDKFPQALIVCPTRELCMQIVNEMELFKKFMTGINVVAVYGGTSIGAQIRDIKRGVQIVTATPGRLIDLIERKAINLEQIKYVVLDEADEMLNMGFQDDIEFILKNTPKRESTWLFSATMPPEIRKVSKRYMKEPIELQVGKVNTTNKNIDHQYFITSAQHRYEALKRLIDFNPGIYGIIFTRTKVDAQEIAERLTREGYDIDALHGDLTQQQRDKVMGQFRDKSLQLLIATDVAARGIDVVGITHVINYELPDDMEVYTHRSGRTGRAGKTGICMSIIHSREVFRLRQIEKIVQAPFNKLEIPTGKDVCRKQFFYFMDKLLQTDISHGDYETYVPMLMEKFADVSKEEILKRVAATEFDRFLKYYENAEDLNIRDDRRSRITAGPRESFGRDQARPRERSNREYTGGSGSHTKLFVNLGTKDGFYKASFLQYILDMSELRKEVLGRIDMKEMNTWIEVEPTAASKMIKALDGKTYKGRKIRMNDANSR, from the coding sequence ATGATTACATTTGATGAGTTAGGACTTGACGAGCGACTGGTAAAAGCGACGACAGCACTTGGCTTTGTTAATCCAACCACCATCCAGGAAAAGGCAATTCCGGTTTTATTAAGCGGAACTACTGACCTGATCGGACTGGCACAGACCGGTACCGGTAAAACAGCGGCCTTCGGTCTCCCCCTTTTACAATTGGTTAAATCTTCGGATAAATTTCCACAAGCACTGATTGTATGCCCAACCCGTGAGCTGTGCATGCAGATTGTAAATGAAATGGAGCTATTTAAGAAGTTTATGACTGGAATTAATGTGGTGGCCGTTTACGGTGGTACTTCCATTGGTGCACAGATTCGCGACATTAAAAGAGGTGTTCAGATCGTAACTGCGACACCCGGCAGGCTGATCGACCTGATTGAGCGCAAGGCCATCAACCTTGAACAGATCAAGTATGTGGTACTTGATGAAGCCGATGAAATGCTGAACATGGGTTTTCAGGATGATATTGAGTTCATCCTGAAAAATACACCTAAACGGGAGAGTACCTGGTTATTCAGTGCCACCATGCCGCCTGAAATCCGCAAGGTAAGCAAACGCTACATGAAAGAGCCGATTGAATTGCAGGTAGGTAAGGTTAATACAACGAATAAGAATATTGACCACCAGTACTTTATTACTTCTGCGCAACACCGGTATGAAGCATTGAAAAGGTTGATCGACTTCAATCCAGGCATTTATGGTATTATTTTTACGCGCACTAAAGTTGACGCCCAGGAAATTGCGGAAAGGCTTACCCGCGAAGGCTATGATATCGATGCCTTACATGGTGACCTTACCCAACAACAACGTGATAAGGTAATGGGCCAGTTCCGGGACAAAAGCCTTCAATTACTGATTGCCACCGACGTGGCTGCCAGGGGGATTGATGTGGTCGGAATCACTCACGTGATCAACTATGAACTTCCCGATGACATGGAAGTGTATACGCATAGAAGCGGCCGGACCGGCCGTGCGGGTAAAACCGGAATTTGTATGTCGATCATTCACAGCCGCGAGGTATTCCGCCTTCGCCAGATCGAAAAAATTGTCCAGGCTCCTTTTAACAAACTCGAAATCCCAACGGGTAAAGATGTCTGCCGCAAACAGTTTTTCTATTTCATGGATAAACTGCTGCAAACAGATATCAGCCATGGCGATTACGAGACCTATGTTCCTATGCTGATGGAAAAGTTTGCAGATGTGAGCAAGGAAGAGATCCTAAAAAGGGTCGCTGCAACTGAATTCGACCGTTTCCTGAAATATTATGAGAATGCTGAGGACCTCAATATCCGCGACGACCGCCGGAGCAGGATTACAGCTGGTCCGCGTGAGTCATTCGGCCGTGATCAGGCCCGTCCACGTGAAAGAAGTAACCGCGAATACACCGGTGGTAGCGGAAGCCATACCAAGCTTTTCGTGAACCTGGGTACTAAAGACGGCTTTTATAAAGCCAGCTTTCTCCAATACATACTTGATATGAGTGAGCTAAGGAAGGAAGTTTTGGGGCGCATAGATATGAAGGAAATGAATACCTGGATTGAAGTGGAACCAACCGCTGCCTCAAAAATGATAAAAGCGCTTGATGGTAAAACCTATAAAGGCAGGAAAATCAGGATGAACGACGCCAATAGTCGATAG